The Petrotoga miotherma DSM 10691 region TAGGGGACTATCATACTTGACTTTAAAGAATTTCCATGCAAGTTTAAGATGAAGATTCTATCAAAACTTTGCAGTAGAGATTCCCTCATCCCTCTGAATGTTGGGTTATCAAGATAACTGTGATTAGTAATAAAACCTACAACGCCCTCACCATTTTGATCTATTTTCCACTGTGCATATCTTATGAATTTCACATAATCATCCTGAAGCCATTTAGGGTTTTTCTCATCAAGAGGTTTACCATCTACCTTATAGTAACCATCGTCTTTGCTTCCATCTGCTCTTATATAGCCTTTTTTCAACAAATCATCAATCCACTTTCCCTTATTGACAGATATTCCAGAATATGGTGGATTACCCATTACAACAAGAATTGGCTTCTCCGTCTTTATTTGATTTGCAATTCTGCTTTCCTCTGTTATTTCTCTCATGAACAGTAAAGGATCATGAACCTCTGATTGTTCTAATGTGTTTGTAAGGTAAACTTGTATTCTATCGTCATCTTTAAACCTGTAATGCCATCTCTGAAGTAGGTCTGTAATCTTTAAATGTGAGATTACATAAGGCGTGATTAAGATTTCAAATCCATAAAAATGCTTTAGAAGGTGATTCTCGATTTTATCAAAAATTATACCTCTTAACCCTTGATTCTTTAATTCTCCCAATGCAACAAGAAAAGTTATCCAGAAAAAAGTTCCCGTTCCAATCGCAGGGTCAAGAACATTTACACTGTCATCTGCAAGGCCTAATGATTTATCAAAGTGCTTCTTCAAAATTGAATGTACAGAATTTACAATAAAGTTTACAACAGGGCGGGGTGTATAATAAACTCCGAGATGTTTTCTCTTCTCAGGCTCGTAATAATTCAAAAAATCTTCATAGAAAAATATTATTGGATCTTTGTCCTTTTTGCCACGCTTATCAATTTTAATTAGAATCTCGTCTAACTTTGCAGCATTTAGTATATCGATAATGTCATCTACAATCCATGAGATATTTGGAGGAAACTCTTCACCAGAAATGTTCAAGAAGATACGTTTAATCACACCAACATTTCTGGGGATATAGTATGATGCTGTTCTTCTATCTAATTTACCTCGGCAACTTTTCTTAGCCAAAAATAGGCCATAGGTGATGGTTTGGGCATAGGCATCTGCACAATCCTCTAATTTTACATCTTTGATAAGTTCTTTTATACCCAGATAAAAATCATAGATTGATGAAGGAGATTCATTATTTTTAATTTTCTCCAAATCATTTAAAAGTTGGTCTTTAGCCAGTTCCTTCAATAATTTCGCTCTTTTAGAGAGTTCTACAGCCAGTTCTTCAGCTAATACTATTGTTGGTAGTTTATACTCAAAAAATTCATTTATGAGAGAGGCAAATGTTTCTATTTTCTCTTTAGAGATAGATAAATTTCTTTTATCCAAATCGGAAAGCATGAAAAGATCGCAATCATAAACCTTGCGCCCTTTTCTAATAAGAAC contains the following coding sequences:
- a CDS encoding N-6 DNA methylase, giving the protein MVDNSKIEKDIKNYFKEVYSIYSQGDYTEWTYRTPFENLIKGLNPDYNLTQEPKRAAGLGAPDFKAFYNNRKIGFIETKDLGENLDKILETDQLKKYIESIDNLILTNYLQFVLIRKGRKVYDCDLFMLSDLDKRNLSISKEKIETFASLINEFFEYKLPTIVLAEELAVELSKRAKLLKELAKDQLLNDLEKIKNNESPSSIYDFYLGIKELIKDVKLEDCADAYAQTITYGLFLAKKSCRGKLDRRTASYYIPRNVGVIKRIFLNISGEEFPPNISWIVDDIIDILNAAKLDEILIKIDKRGKKDKDPIIFFYEDFLNYYEPEKRKHLGVYYTPRPVVNFIVNSVHSILKKHFDKSLGLADDSVNVLDPAIGTGTFFWITFLVALGELKNQGLRGIIFDKIENHLLKHFYGFEILITPYVISHLKITDLLQRWHYRFKDDDRIQVYLTNTLEQSEVHDPLLFMREITEESRIANQIKTEKPILVVMGNPPYSGISVNKGKWIDDLLKKGYIRADGSKDDGYYKVDGKPLDEKNPKWLQDDYVKFIRYAQWKIDQNGEGVVGFITNHSYLDNPTFRGMRESLLQSFDRIFILNLHGNSLKSSMIVP